The following coding sequences are from one Humulus lupulus chromosome X, drHumLupu1.1, whole genome shotgun sequence window:
- the LOC133803336 gene encoding synaptotagmin-5-like has translation MSFFTGLIIGIAVGVVLIIGYAKAQKARSRRRSDLAKTVAAFARMTMKDSKAVLAPEFYPPWVVFTQRQKLNWLNQHLKKLWPYINEAASELIRSNVEPVLEQYRPVILSSLKFSKLTLGTVAPQFTGVSVTEGESESGGVIMELEIQWDGNPNIVLDVKTRVGVKLPIQVKNIGFTGVFRLIFKPLVDEFPCFGAVSFSLREKKKLDFTLKVIGGDLSALPGISDAIEETIRDAIEDSVAWPVRKIVPIVPGDYSDLELKPTGTLEVKLVQAKDLSNKDIVGKSDPFAKLFIRPLREKTKTSKTINNQLNPIWNEHFEFIVEDASTQHLTIRIFDDEGIQSSELIGCAHTPLKDLEPGKVKNVWLKLVKDLEVQRDTKYRGEVQLELLYCPFGTESSIKNPFNPDYELTSLEKVFKSGIQGTEGSDISTIATQKKDVIVRGVLSVTVISAEDIPTMDLLGKADPYVVLIMKKSGKKVKTRVLSENLNPIWNQTFDFVVEDALHEMLILEVWDHDTFGKDKIGRVTMTLTRALLEGEFQDSFPLENAKSGRLNLHFKWSPQPIFRDM, from the exons GCAAAAACGGTGGCTGCTTTTGCAAGAATGACAATGAAAGACTCTAAGGCAGTTCTTGCACCTGAGTTTTACCCGCCTTGGGTCGTTTTTACGCAGCGTCAAA AGTTAAATTGGCTGAATCAACACCTTAAAAAGCTTTGGCCCTACATTAATGAG GCAGCATCGGAGCTGATAAGGAGCAATGTGGAACCAGTGCTTGAACAATATCGACCTGTTATTTTATCTTCACTCAAGTTCTCCAAGTTAACCCTTGGTACAGTGGCTCCCCAGTTTACAG GAGTTTCTGTAACTGAAGGTGAGAGTGAATCTGGAGGAGTCATTATGGAATTGGAGATTCAGTGGGATGGTAACCCAAATATCGTACTCGATGTTAAGACCAGAGTTGGTGTTAAACTACCTATACAG GTGAAAAACATTGGATTCACTGGTGTTTTCAGATTAATCTTCAAACCGCTTGTTGATGAGTTCCCTTGTTTCGGAGCTGTTTctttttccttgagagaaaag AAAAAGCTGGACTTTACACTTAAAGTTATTGGTGGTGATTTATCAGCACTCCCGGGAATTTCTGATGCTATTGAG GAAACCATACGAGATGCTATTGAAGATTCCGTAGCATGGCCAGTGCGTAAAATTGTACCCATTGTACCTGGGGATTACAG TGATCTAGAGTTGAAACCTACTGGAACGTTAGAGGTGAAGCTTGTGCAAGCCAAGGATCTGTCAAATAAAGACATAGTTGGGAAGTCTGATCCTTTTGCTAAGTTATTCATACGTCCACTTCGCGAAAAAACAAAAACCAGCAAAACAATT AATAACCAATTGAATCCGATCTGGAATGAGCATTTCGAGTTCATAGTTGAGGATGCATCCACTCAGCACTTGACAATAAGGATTTTCGATGATGAAGGGATTCAGTCCTCTGAGCTCATTGGCTGTGCTCATACTCCTTTGAAGGACCTCGAGCCGGGTAAAGTGAAGAATGTTTGGTTAAAACTGGTGAAGGATTTGGAGGTCCAGAGAGATACCAAGTACAGGGGTGAG GTGCAATTGGAACTCTTGTACTGTCCTTTTGGCACAGAGAGTAGCATTAAAAATCCTTTCAATCCCGACTATGAACTGACTAGTCTAGAGAAGGTCTTTAAGAGTGGAATTCAAGGAACAGAAGGCTCTGATATTAGCACAATAGCCACTCAGAAGAAGGATGTCATTGTAAGAGGAGTACTGTCTGTGACGGTGATATCTGCTGAAGATATTCCGACAATGGATTTGTTGGGAAAAGCCGATCCTTATGTTGTTCTCATAATGAAAAAGTCCGGAAAAAAAGTCAAAACTAGG GTTCTTAGCGAGAATTTGAATCCAATATGGAATCAAACATTCGACTTTGTGGTCGAGGATGCGTTGCATGAAATGTTGATTTTGGAAGTTTGGGACCATGACACTTTTGGAAAG GACAAAATAGGAAGAGTGACCATGACACTTACCAGGGCCCTATTGGAAGGAGAATTTCAGGACAGTTTTCCCTTAGAGAATGCAAAATCTGGAAGACTCAATTTGCATTTTAAGTGGAGTCCTCAGCCCATATTCCGAGACATGTAG
- the LOC133803636 gene encoding bifunctional purple acid phosphatase 26-like, with the protein MLQSQYEIIVLFCIFITFVRTGIAGRTSTYIRSEWPSSDMPLHDDVFAVPKGHNAPQQVHITQGDYDGKAVIISWVTPNEVGSSQVLYGTLDEKYGFSAQGTVTNYSFYNYSCGFIHHCLIDGLEYDTKYYYKIGADKAAREFWFITPPKIDPDAPYTFGIIGDLGQTYNSFSTLEHYMQSGGQTVLFLGDLSYADRYDHNNIGIRWDSWGRFIERSAAYQPWIWSAGNHEIEYMPNIGEDFPFKSYLHRFYTPYMASDSSSPLWYAVRRASAHIIVLSSYSSFVKYSPQWMWLREELKRVDRRKTPWLIVLMHVPLYSSNQVHYMEGEGMRAVFESWFVQSKVDFIFAGHVHANERSYRISNIYYNVSTGDRYPVLDKSAPVYLTVGDGGNQEGLAGRFWDPQPEYSAFREASYGHSTLEIKNRTHAFYHWNRNNDGKKVPTDDVIFHNQYWASNMGRRRLKKNRSKAGEE; encoded by the exons ATGCTTCAATCCCAGTACGAAATCATTGTGTTATTTTGTATCTTTATAACCTTTGTTAGAACTGGGATTGCCGGAAGAACAAGTACTTATATTCGTTCCGAATGGCCATCTTCCGATATGCCGCTTCACGACGACGTTTTTGCTGTCCCAAAAGGCCATAATGCTCCCCAACAA GTTCATATTACTCAAGGGGATTATGATGGAAAGGCTGTAATAATCTCATGGGTTACCCCAAATGAAGTAGGTTCAAGCCAAGTACTATATGGCACATTGGACGAGAAATATGGTTTTAGTGCTCAGGGAACGGTCACCAACTATAGCTTTTATAACTATTCTTGTGGATTCATTCACCATTGCCTTATTGATGGCCTTGAG TATGACACCAAGTACTATTACAAGATCGGCGCTGATAAGGCTGCTCGTGAATTTTGGTTTATAACTCCTCCAAAGATTGATCCTGATGCTCCCTACACTTTTGGGATTATCG GTGATTTGGGTCAAACATATAATTCTTTTTCCACTCTCGAGCATTACATGCAGAGTGGGGGACAAACTGTCTTATTTCTTGGTGATCTCTCTTATGCTGATAGATATGATCATAACAACATTGGTATTAGATGGGATTCATGGGGACGCTTTATTGAGAGGAGTGCTGCATATCAGCCATGGATTTGGTCAGCAGGGAATCATGAAATAGAGTACATGCCAAACATA GGGGAAGATTTTCCATTCAAATCATATTTACATAGATTTTATACACCTTATATGGCCTCCGATAGTAGCAGTCCACTTTGGTACGCTGTGCGACGAGCATCTGCTCACATCATTGTCCTATCCAGTTATTCTTCTTTTG TGAAGTACTCACCTCAATGGATGTGGCTGCGAGAAGAGCTGAAGAGGGTGGATAGAAGGAAAACGCCTTGGCTTATTGTTCTCATGCATGTGCCCCTCTACAGTAGTAACCAGGTCCATTATATGGAAGGTGAAGGCATGCGGGCTGTCTTTGAAAGCTGGTTTGTCCAGTCAAAAGTGGATTTCATATTCGCTGGCCATGTTCATGCAAATGAAAGATCA TATCGCATCTCAAACATTTATTACAATGTATCAACCGGTGATCGTTACCCTGTACTGGACAAGTCAGCTCCAGTGTATTTAACTGTTGGGGATGGAGGAAATCAGGAGGGCCTTGCTGGAAG GTTTTGGGACCCACAACCAGAATATTCTGCGTTTCGCGAAGCCAGCTATGGTCATTCTACATTAGAGATTAAAAACAGAACCCACGCATTCTATCACTGGAACCGAAATAATGATGGGAAAAAAGTACCAACTGATGATGTGATATTCCACAATCAGTACTG GGCAAGCAACATGGGGAGGAGGCGACTGAAGAAGAATCGTTCTAAGGCCGGAGAGGAAtga